From a single Sphingosinicellaceae bacterium genomic region:
- a CDS encoding alpha/beta hydrolase produces the protein MTRKHRLLAAAFSAVVTASTLVMSVAAYAAPAAVITTPVAETQVHYGTIKVDGLTIAYREAGDPKNPKLVLLHGWPSSSHQYRNLIPALAGRFHVIAPDYQGFGNSDHPDPATYHYSFDAISVTIEKFLAAKGFDHYGLYVQNYGGPVGFRIVGRNPKALDWLIVQNSNAYENGFSPAWDGFRKALWIDRTAANEAPLAGFNTLDAIKNTVYLGGAGHPELIAPESYESDAASVAGPKNLRIQLDLFYDYRNNVALYPVWQKFLRDQQPKTLIFWGQHDVFFTPEGGESYLKDLPKAEFYRLNAGRFATEDNLPFIANHIISFYDAHVKPKK, from the coding sequence ATGACCCGCAAACATCGCCTGCTGGCGGCTGCCTTCAGCGCCGTCGTCACCGCATCCACCCTCGTCATGTCGGTTGCCGCTTACGCAGCGCCGGCGGCGGTCATCACCACCCCGGTTGCCGAGACCCAGGTTCACTACGGCACCATCAAGGTCGACGGCCTGACCATTGCCTATCGCGAGGCCGGTGACCCGAAGAACCCCAAGCTGGTGTTGCTCCACGGCTGGCCTTCGTCGTCGCACCAGTATCGCAACCTGATCCCGGCGCTCGCCGGCCGGTTCCACGTCATCGCCCCCGACTACCAGGGCTTCGGCAACAGCGACCATCCCGACCCGGCGACGTACCATTATTCGTTCGATGCGATCTCCGTAACGATCGAGAAATTTCTCGCCGCCAAGGGCTTCGACCATTACGGCCTGTACGTGCAAAATTACGGCGGCCCGGTGGGTTTCCGCATCGTCGGCCGCAATCCCAAGGCGCTCGACTGGCTGATCGTCCAGAACAGCAACGCCTATGAAAATGGCTTCTCGCCGGCGTGGGACGGCTTCCGCAAGGCGCTGTGGATCGACCGCACGGCGGCGAACGAAGCCCCGCTCGCCGGGTTCAACACGCTCGATGCGATCAAGAACACGGTCTATCTCGGTGGCGCCGGCCATCCCGAGCTGATCGCTCCGGAAAGCTATGAAAGCGATGCGGCCTCCGTCGCCGGACCCAAGAACCTGCGCATCCAGCTCGACCTGTTCTACGATTACCGGAACAACGTCGCGCTCTATCCGGTCTGGCAGAAGTTCCTGCGCGACCAGCAGCCGAAGACGCTGATCTTCTGGGGCCAGCACGACGTGTTCTTCACGCCCGAAGGCGGTGAATCGTATCTGAAGGACCTTCCCAAAGCCGAGTTCTACCGGCTCAACGCCGGACGTTTTGCCACCGAGGACAACCTACCCTTCATCGCAAACCATATCATCAGCTTTTACGATGCACATGTGAAGCCGAAGAAGTAG
- a CDS encoding carboxymuconolactone decarboxylase family protein — MSRIRTPATIAEAPAASQPLLEAVNAQFGLVPNMYRLISNSPHALEGHLRMFVALGKGDLPAPTRERIALAVAEVNGCGYCLSAHTYMGKHIANLDDAEMTANRSGASNDPMADAAVRFAAKVARQRGSIAEADLAAVRLAGYTDAQLLEIVQHVVLNTWTFYVNEIFGTEIDFPVVEPRKAA; from the coding sequence ATGTCCCGTATCCGGACCCCCGCCACGATCGCCGAAGCCCCCGCCGCGTCGCAGCCGCTGCTCGAGGCCGTCAACGCCCAATTCGGCCTGGTGCCGAACATGTACCGCTTGATATCGAACAGCCCGCACGCGCTCGAGGGGCACCTCCGCATGTTCGTCGCGCTCGGCAAAGGCGACCTGCCCGCCCCGACCCGCGAGCGGATCGCGCTCGCCGTCGCCGAGGTGAACGGCTGCGGCTATTGCCTGTCCGCGCACACCTACATGGGCAAGCACATCGCCAATCTCGACGATGCGGAAATGACCGCCAACCGCAGCGGTGCGTCGAACGACCCGATGGCCGATGCCGCCGTCCGCTTCGCTGCCAAGGTGGCTCGCCAGCGCGGCAGCATCGCCGAGGCCGACCTCGCGGCGGTCCGACTCGCCGGTTACACCGACGCCCAGCTGCTCGAGATCGTCCAGCATGTCGTGCTCAACACCTGGACTTTCTACGTCAACGAGATTTTCGGCACCGAGATCGACTTTCCGGTCGTCGAGCCCCGCAAGGCCGCCTGA
- a CDS encoding cytochrome P460 family protein, with translation MKFINAASLLVLIGLNACENAAQQTVASTSGTDGPVLDTAGNLRVPRNYLTTYETLGSWAVAADSRQGSKEMHIVYASPGTINAYRKTGRWPDGAVLVKEVRSTVTAPMTTGTVSHPGALKGWFVMVKDGKNSHPQNKLWGDGWGWSWFDAAKPLHTTSSDYKVNCRSCHMPAQKTDWIYAQGYPKLTGSLP, from the coding sequence ATGAAGTTTATTAATGCGGCGAGCTTGCTCGTTTTGATCGGCCTGAACGCTTGCGAGAACGCGGCTCAACAAACGGTCGCTTCGACCAGCGGCACAGATGGACCGGTCTTGGACACCGCTGGAAATCTGCGCGTGCCGAGGAACTACCTCACTACGTATGAGACGCTGGGGAGTTGGGCAGTCGCCGCCGACAGCCGTCAGGGATCAAAGGAAATGCATATCGTCTATGCCTCTCCTGGTACGATCAACGCTTACCGCAAGACCGGGCGCTGGCCTGATGGTGCAGTCCTCGTTAAGGAGGTTCGCTCGACCGTGACGGCGCCGATGACAACAGGCACTGTCAGCCACCCCGGAGCGCTGAAGGGTTGGTTTGTCATGGTGAAGGATGGCAAAAACAGCCATCCGCAAAACAAGCTTTGGGGCGATGGTTGGGGCTGGTCATGGTTTGATGCAGCCAAGCCTCTGCACACAACGTCGAGCGATTATAAAGTGAACTGTCGGAGTTGCCATATGCCGGCCCAAAAAACCGACTGGATCTACGCCCAAGGTTACCCGAAACTTACCGGATCCTTGCCATAG